The genomic interval TCACTTTTTTAACTATGTATTTAGTTTTAGTTGATTTTGAGCTTTTGGATTGGGTTGAAATTCGTAACTAACTGATTTTTATTTTTGGAAAACTGCTTTCGCTGTGTGAATGGTTTGTTTCATTTTTTTAATTTTAGTAAAAAAGTGTTAGGGAAAAGTTATCTTTGTGCCTTCTAAACAGAGGTGCTTATATTATGTTCAGATTTCTACAACTTTCTCTACTTGCTTTATGTCTTACTACTGCTGTTAGTTCTTATGCTCAAAGAGATACTGTTTTTTGGTTTGCTGCTCCTGATGTTTCAGCGGGTGTAGGGCAATCTCCAATTATGTTGCGTTTTCAAACTTACGCACAACCAGCAATAATTACGGTCTCACAACCAGCAAACGGTGCATTCGTTCCATTGGTGTTGACAATGTCCACTTACTCAAGTGATAGCATTAATTTGAGTATGTTTTTTGCTCAGATTGAAAGTCCAGCAGGAAATGTGGTGTCAAATAATGGATTGAAGATCACTTCGACAGGTTTAATCAATGCTGTTTATGAAATCAATGCTCCAAATAACAAGGAACAATTTAGTTTAAAAGGATCTAAGGCCTTAGGAACAAATTTCTATACGCCTTTTCAAAAGCATTGGAATAACTCAGTAACAGCTCCTGCTACTTATTCTGGGATTGAAATTGTTGCAATTCAAAACAATACCACAGTTTTAATAACGCCAAGAACAGCAATTACAGGGCATACAGCCAATTCCACTTTTTCAGTTGTTTTGAATGCTGGTCAAACCTATAGTGCTCGTGATATGGATGTTTCTGCGCTTACTTCTTTAGCAGGATCTATCGTTTCATCCAATAAACCCATTGCATTGACACTTTTTGACGGTCAGTTGGTTGAATCTACTTGCTCGGATATGATAGGAGATCAATTGATTGCAACTCCATCAATCGGTACGGATTATGCCATTTATAAAGGAACATCAACAAACGATCGGATTTATGTATTGGCAACTCAAAATGGTTCTACTGTTGAGGTTACTGGAGCAGCAACTACATCTACTTTAATCAATTCAAGTGAAACACTGGAGATACCAATGGTTGATGAATTGCTTTATATCAAATCAAGTAAGCCAATTTATGTCTACCATGTTTCTGGTTTTGGTTGTGAATTGAGTGCTGCAGTTGTTCCGAGTATCAATTGTAAAGGAAATAACAATATGGCCTTTTCAAGATCGAGTGCAGATAGCTTAGGTGTTGTTTTAGTTACTCGAACAGGCTTTGAAGGTAACTTTTTCTTGAATGGTTCGTCAGGTTTGATTACTCCAGGAATGTTTACAGATGTACCTGGAACAATGGGACAATATAAGGCAGCTCGAATTTTCTTCAATACAGCCACAATTCCTATCAATAGTCATAACATGATTGTGAATTTGTCTGATATCTTCACCATGGCCACAATTACTGGTGGTGGAGCTAATTCGGGAGCTACTTATGCTTACAATACAGATTTCTTTGCTACTGCATATTCTCAAGCTGGAGCTAATGATACGGTTTGCGCAAATGTAAGTTATACTTTATACGGGAGTGTAGGTGGAGGTGCGATTTCGGGATCATGGTCAAGTAATGGATATGGTTCTTTTCAAAACGGTCTCAATTCTGTTCCCAACATTTACGTTCCAAGTCCATTAGACACTTTAATAAGTCCAATTCGTATTATTTTATCGACAACTGGTTTTTGTCCCATAGCGAGAGATACCATGTTTTTGGAAGTTACTCCAGCTCCAATAGTGAATGCAAATGCAGATCAATCTATATGCGTGAACAATGCACTTGTTCAGTTGAATGGAATCATTAGTGGAGGAGCTATTTCGGGAGTATGGTCAACCGTTGGAACAGGAACTTTTCAGCCAAATGCAAATACACTGAACGCAGAATATATTCCTTCGGCAGCAGATCTTTCACTAGGGACTCTGCAATTTGTGTTAACTTCTACAAATTCAATTTCATGCGCCACGGTAACAGATACGATGAGTTTGGTGTTTACTCCTGCTGCTGTTGTGCAGGCTGGACCAGATACGTTGGTTGTTTGTGCGAATAATTCAACAGTTGTTTTATCTGGAACTGTTTCTGGACCTACAACTACCGGTAAATGGTTATCAAGTGGTACAGGTGTATTTACTCCAAATAATAGTTCCTTGAATTGTTCTTACGTACCAAGTGTAGCTGATACTGCTGCTGGGTTTGTATGGCTGTATTTAGAATCGACATCCAATGGAAATTGTCTTCCAGAACAAGATACTATTTATGTTTCAATTCAAGATGCTCCAAAGGTAGATGCAGGGCCAAATCAATTGAAATGTGCCAATAGTACATTGGTTCAATTAAATGCGGTTGTTCCAGGAGGAATTTTTGGTGGAACATGGAGTGGTGGTGGTGGAACATTTAGTCCTTCAGCTACTGCTTTAAATGCAACCTATCAACCAACACCAACGGAGGTGTCAAACGGAAGTGTTGTTTTGACATTGACCTCAACGAATAATGGTACTTGTACGGTTGTTAATGATGCGATTCAAATAAATTTTGTTTCTCCCCCATTTGCGAATTTTAGTGGAACAAGTGTTTGTGAAGGAATTCAAAATGTATTTACAGATTTTTCATTACCAGGCTCTGGAGTGATTACATCTTGGTCATGGTTATTTGGAACAGGCCAAACTTCTACGAATCAAAATCCGACTCATTTATTTGCTACAGCTGGTTCTTACCCAGTTGAACTCATTGTGACGAATTCAAACGGATGTAAGGATACGACACTCATTAATGTGGCTGTTTTTGATAAGCCAGTAGCCAATTTTTCAACGACTAGTTCTTGTCCAAATAATCAAGTCACAGTTAGTTTTGTGGATGAATCAACAAGTTCAGATGTTATTAATTTTTGGTTTTATGATTTCGGAGGACAAGGTTCTGCGGCATTAGCAAATGTGAGCCAACAGTTTACAAGTGGTGGAACATATACCGTAACTCATATCATTTCTACAGCTAGTGGTTGTTCAGATACAATTATTATTCCTGTAGTAATTGATCCTCTTCCAGATGCTGGTTTCTATTTTAATTCAACTGGAGGAGCCAACATTGGAGCGCCTTATAATTTTATTGACACATCAGATTATGCGTTAAATTATTCTTGGAATTTTGGTGATGGATCTACTTCAAGTTCGGTGAATCCAAGTCATATTTATTATGCAAATGGTAATTACTATGTTGTTCTGCAAATAACAAACGCTTTAGGGTGTATGGATAGTGCGATTCAATTTATTGCAATAAATACCGTAACGAATGAAATAAGCACTTTGATTCCTACTATTATTTCACCAAATGGAGATAGTTCGAATGATGTATGGAAGCTGGAATTCTTGAAATATGGCTATTCTAACGCACACATCGAAATTTACAATGAATGGGGACAGACAGTTTTTACTTCAGATGGATATGAAAATCCTTGGGATGGAACTTATAAGGGCGAACCTGTTCCTGATGGAAATTACATGTATGTGATTCAATTGAATGCAGATGCAAGTCCAGACATCTACAAAGGAGTATTAATGGTCTTAAGAAAACGAGATTAATATGTGTAAGAAACTACTTATAACTTGCTTATTTGCTGCTTTTGGCCTTGTTTCATACGGACAACAGCAAAGTCTTTTTACAAATGTATTTGCAAATCCCTTGCATTACTCTCCTGCTTATGCTGGAAGTACAAATTATCATGAAGTGAGTTTTTTCAATAGAAATCAATGGGTTGGATTTAAGAATGCCCCCAAAAATTTCTATTTGAATTTTCAAGGCTCGTATAAAAACAAAGCGAAACATGGGTATGCCGTTCAAGTGTTAACCGAACAGATAGGTTTGTTAGGTAAAACAGGAATTTATTTGAATTATGCCTATCAAATTAAAATGAACAAAAAATGGAAAATCGGATTAGGTGTTCGCCCTGGTTTCGTTCAGTACAGAGTTCGTTTATATGATGCAGTTATCGCTGATGCAGGTGATCCAATATTAACTGGAAATAGTTATTCGGGAAATGCATTCGATGTAAATGCAGGTTTTAGACTTTACAGCGATAAATTAGAGGTTAGTGGAACAATTGATCATTTGATAGGCAAAGGATTTAATATGCCAACATACAATCAAAATTTACAGTTTCATTATACCTTAATGTCTTCTTACAAGTTTGTATTTAAAAAACATTGGGAATTTAGACCAGGTATTTTATTCCGTTATACGAAGCCTGTTCCTGCTCAATTTTCAATTCTCGCTCAATTATCCTATAAAGACAAATTTTTTGGAGGATTGAATTTTAGAACAAATGATGCCGCAGGAATTTTTCTTGGAATTAGAATCAAGAACCGGTTGAGTATTACTTATGGTTATGACTACAGTTATACGAAATTGAGAAAATACAGTGCAGGTTCTCATGAAATTGGAATTTCTTTCATAATAACGAAGAACAGACCATCATTGGAAGAAGAAGATGATAAATTGAATAATAGTATTCTTGAGGATATCCAAAAGGAAATCGACAAGAATAAATAGTAGGATGAATTTAGAGCTTATGAAATTACGTCAAATAATAGGACTGCTAGTTTTGATTTTTACGATCGGATCATTCGAAAGTAAAGGTCAAATCGATTCGGTTTTTTGGTTCGCAGCCCCATGGGTTACACCAAGTCACTCTGGGAATACGCCAATAGTGTTGAGAATTTCAACATTCAATGCGCCAACAACAGTAAGGGTTTACCAACCTGCAGGTACTTATGATTCAACTTTTGTTGTACCCGCTAACTCATTAAACTCACACTTTTTAACTTCGATAGTCAACACTTTGGAGTCAAAACCTGCGGATAATGTACTCAATTATGGAATCAAGATTGAAGCGGATACATTGGTGACTATTGTCTATGAAGTTGTAACAACCGGTAATAATCCAGAAACCTATTCCCTGAAAGGTCAAAATGCAGTAGGAACAGAATTTGTTTGTCCTTTTCAGACTACTTGGGCGAATGGAAGTTATGCGCCAATTCAACCGAAGTCAATGATTTGTATTGTTGCAACGGAAGATAATACAACTGTTTGGATTACACCTAAAGCTACTGTAGTTGGCCATCCTGCTGGGGTTACCTATTCAATTGTACTCAATAGAGGTCAAGTTTATACGGTTGAAAACACCTCACAAGCTACAAATACTCCAGGAAATAATTTAGGAGGAACTATTGTTGTTGCAGACAAACCAATTGCAGTAACTGTTTCTGATGATTCTGTTACGAATTCTGGAGGTGGTTGCCGGGATTTAATGGGAGATCAAATTGTTCCTGTTGATGTAGTTGGTACAAACTACATTGTAAACAGAGGAAACATGTTTGCAAACTCTCAGGAAGGAATCTTTATAGTTGCAACGCAAAACTTTACTTCCGTAACTGTTACGACTACTTTGGGAACCTTTTCACAGCTATTAAATCAAGGAGATACTTGGAAATATGTATTAACTGCCACAGAGGGACTTGCTTATGTTGATGCAGATAAGAACGTATATGTACTTCAAGCTAGTGGTTTTGGTTGTGAAGTAGGTGAAGCATTACTTCCACCAATCAACTGTGCTGGTTCAAGTCAAGTGAGTTTTACACGTACGAATGCACAAACATTTATTCTAAATATCCTTTGTCCAACATCAGCGATCAATAACTTCTTGTTAAATGGAAGTAATACACTTGTTCCTGGATCGGCTTTTCTACCTGTTCCTGGAACAGCAGGTTTTTGGAGTGGCGCTCAAATTGATTTTCCAGTTGGAAGTATTCCTGTTGGAACTTCTAATTTGTTAACCAATTCGAGTGATTTCTTCGGAATGGGAGTAATTAATGGGGGAGCAGGAACTGGATGTTATTACCATTATATGTCAGCCTTCAACAGAAAGGTTTATACGAAAGCAGGAAATGATACAACGCTTTGTAATGGAGATCCTTCTGTATTATTAAATGGTTCAGTTGAGGGTGGATCTACAACAGGTGAATGGACGGTAATCAATGGAGCAGGTTCCTTTGTAAATGCTACGGATTTAACAACTTCATATGTTCCTTCTACCTCAGATTACACGCAAGGAACTTTGACTTTTGTATTAGCTTCTACAGGGAATTGTGACCCGGTAAGAGATACCATGATTGTAAACTTCATTCAATCACCAGAAGCAAATGCAGGAACAGATGATTCCTATTGTAAAAACAATGTTGGAGCAGTTCCAATTACAGGAGCATTTTCTTATTCCGCAGCAGCTACTTGGAGTGGCGGGGATGGCGGAGCATTTGGGAATATCGGATCACCTACTACAACATACACACCATCACCAGCTGATTTAGCAGCTGATAGTGTGGTTCTTTTCTATACCACTGCAGGAAGTTTTTTCTCTTGTCCAAATAAACAAGATACGGTTGTTATTTTCTTTACAGATGCGCCAACAATTGATGCGGGACCAGATCAACTGGTTTGTTCAAATACTACGGATGTTGCATTGAACGCAGTTATTTCAACAGGA from Fluviicola taffensis DSM 16823 carries:
- a CDS encoding T9SS C-terminal target domain-containing protein, translating into MFRFLQLSLLALCLTTAVSSYAQRDTVFWFAAPDVSAGVGQSPIMLRFQTYAQPAIITVSQPANGAFVPLVLTMSTYSSDSINLSMFFAQIESPAGNVVSNNGLKITSTGLINAVYEINAPNNKEQFSLKGSKALGTNFYTPFQKHWNNSVTAPATYSGIEIVAIQNNTTVLITPRTAITGHTANSTFSVVLNAGQTYSARDMDVSALTSLAGSIVSSNKPIALTLFDGQLVESTCSDMIGDQLIATPSIGTDYAIYKGTSTNDRIYVLATQNGSTVEVTGAATTSTLINSSETLEIPMVDELLYIKSSKPIYVYHVSGFGCELSAAVVPSINCKGNNNMAFSRSSADSLGVVLVTRTGFEGNFFLNGSSGLITPGMFTDVPGTMGQYKAARIFFNTATIPINSHNMIVNLSDIFTMATITGGGANSGATYAYNTDFFATAYSQAGANDTVCANVSYTLYGSVGGGAISGSWSSNGYGSFQNGLNSVPNIYVPSPLDTLISPIRIILSTTGFCPIARDTMFLEVTPAPIVNANADQSICVNNALVQLNGIISGGAISGVWSTVGTGTFQPNANTLNAEYIPSAADLSLGTLQFVLTSTNSISCATVTDTMSLVFTPAAVVQAGPDTLVVCANNSTVVLSGTVSGPTTTGKWLSSGTGVFTPNNSSLNCSYVPSVADTAAGFVWLYLESTSNGNCLPEQDTIYVSIQDAPKVDAGPNQLKCANSTLVQLNAVVPGGIFGGTWSGGGGTFSPSATALNATYQPTPTEVSNGSVVLTLTSTNNGTCTVVNDAIQINFVSPPFANFSGTSVCEGIQNVFTDFSLPGSGVITSWSWLFGTGQTSTNQNPTHLFATAGSYPVELIVTNSNGCKDTTLINVAVFDKPVANFSTTSSCPNNQVTVSFVDESTSSDVINFWFYDFGGQGSAALANVSQQFTSGGTYTVTHIISTASGCSDTIIIPVVIDPLPDAGFYFNSTGGANIGAPYNFIDTSDYALNYSWNFGDGSTSSSVNPSHIYYANGNYYVVLQITNALGCMDSAIQFIAINTVTNEISTLIPTIISPNGDSSNDVWKLEFLKYGYSNAHIEIYNEWGQTVFTSDGYENPWDGTYKGEPVPDGNYMYVIQLNADASPDIYKGVLMVLRKRD
- a CDS encoding PorP/SprF family type IX secretion system membrane protein; translation: MCKKLLITCLFAAFGLVSYGQQQSLFTNVFANPLHYSPAYAGSTNYHEVSFFNRNQWVGFKNAPKNFYLNFQGSYKNKAKHGYAVQVLTEQIGLLGKTGIYLNYAYQIKMNKKWKIGLGVRPGFVQYRVRLYDAVIADAGDPILTGNSYSGNAFDVNAGFRLYSDKLEVSGTIDHLIGKGFNMPTYNQNLQFHYTLMSSYKFVFKKHWEFRPGILFRYTKPVPAQFSILAQLSYKDKFFGGLNFRTNDAAGIFLGIRIKNRLSITYGYDYSYTKLRKYSAGSHEIGISFIITKNRPSLEEEDDKLNNSILEDIQKEIDKNK
- a CDS encoding PKD domain-containing protein; the encoded protein is MKLRQIIGLLVLIFTIGSFESKGQIDSVFWFAAPWVTPSHSGNTPIVLRISTFNAPTTVRVYQPAGTYDSTFVVPANSLNSHFLTSIVNTLESKPADNVLNYGIKIEADTLVTIVYEVVTTGNNPETYSLKGQNAVGTEFVCPFQTTWANGSYAPIQPKSMICIVATEDNTTVWITPKATVVGHPAGVTYSIVLNRGQVYTVENTSQATNTPGNNLGGTIVVADKPIAVTVSDDSVTNSGGGCRDLMGDQIVPVDVVGTNYIVNRGNMFANSQEGIFIVATQNFTSVTVTTTLGTFSQLLNQGDTWKYVLTATEGLAYVDADKNVYVLQASGFGCEVGEALLPPINCAGSSQVSFTRTNAQTFILNILCPTSAINNFLLNGSNTLVPGSAFLPVPGTAGFWSGAQIDFPVGSIPVGTSNLLTNSSDFFGMGVINGGAGTGCYYHYMSAFNRKVYTKAGNDTTLCNGDPSVLLNGSVEGGSTTGEWTVINGAGSFVNATDLTTSYVPSTSDYTQGTLTFVLASTGNCDPVRDTMIVNFIQSPEANAGTDDSYCKNNVGAVPITGAFSYSAAATWSGGDGGAFGNIGSPTTTYTPSPADLAADSVVLFYTTAGSFFSCPNKQDTVVIFFTDAPTIDAGPDQLVCSNTTDVALNAVISTGSGTWTSSGTGGFSPSQTTLNGSYVLATSDISNGLVMLYLVSDNNGNCAAVFDSLEIQIINFPVVTNTTTDSICSNNGTLNLTGTVTSGFSTQWTTSGFGTIANPSNLSTIYSISPVDVTNGFIDVVLSTTGICPIANDSIRVIFVSPPQVNAGTDQAYCQNALVQLNGQITGADTTGTWSTLGTGTFLPGPNFLNGVYDPSIGDVSGGPISLILTSTSNFGCPPDRDTIVITFNRIPTADFTYANVCQASNMNFVDASVANTGSLSTWSWAFGDNTNSIAQNPQHAYTTPGNFNVMMIVTSSNGCTDTVVKPVTVYPLPLPSFNASIACEAYPTNFTNTSFIPSGSIVSYLYDFNGIGTSSQSNPSFVFPTSGTYNVTLTAVSNFGCTNSVIQQIVVHAIPNASFTATPNPALVNQNITYTDVTAGNIISWQWNFGDGQGDNIQITNHSYNAGGVYTVTLTITDDIGCMDTISKDISVALLPVVPSGFTPNGDGENDVFIIRGGPFRNVDFKVYNNWGQLIFESNDSSIGWDGTYKGEPAPLGVYTWTFVVDMGSDFIVKESGDVTLIR